One Fusobacterium varium DNA segment encodes these proteins:
- a CDS encoding gamma carbonic anhydrase family protein: MIYKLGEYIPKIGKNNYIAESASVIGKVETGENVSIWFSAVLRGDMSLIKIGNGSNVQDNSTLHGDTDFPTTIGERVTIGHNCVVHGCTVGDNSIIGMGSIILNGSVIPKNCIVSAGSVVNSKLKAEEGDLIAGSPARVIKKLSEKHWEYLEYASGVYLAKIDRFKNQLEEIKLEEK; encoded by the coding sequence ATGATCTATAAACTTGGAGAATATATTCCAAAAATTGGAAAGAATAATTATATTGCTGAAAGTGCAAGTGTAATTGGAAAAGTTGAAACAGGAGAGAATGTATCAATTTGGTTTTCTGCTGTTTTAAGAGGAGATATGAGCTTAATTAAAATTGGTAATGGCTCAAATGTTCAAGATAATTCAACTTTACATGGAGATACAGATTTTCCTACAACAATAGGAGAGAGAGTTACTATTGGGCATAACTGTGTTGTGCATGGTTGTACAGTAGGAGATAACTCAATAATTGGAATGGGAAGTATTATTTTAAACGGAAGTGTTATCCCTAAAAACTGTATAGTATCTGCTGGTTCTGTGGTAAATAGTAAATTGAAAGCAGAGGAAGGGGATCTTATAGCAGGTTCTCCAGCTAGAGTTATAAAGAAACTTTCTGAAAAACATTGGGAATATTTAGAATATGCAAGTGGAGTTTATCTTGCAAAGAT